The genomic window GGCCAGCAGGACCATCTCCTGCTCCAGCCGGGCGGGATCGAGCTCGGCGCGCACCTCCTCGAGCCGGGCCAGCAGCCGCTCGCGCTGGGCGGCGAGCACCTCCGGCACCCGGGTCCGGACCCGCTCCACCTCGGCACCCACCGCCGCGAGTCGCTCCTCGATGAATCCGCGCAGCTGGGCACCCTCCCGGGCCCGCGCCTCCAGCAGCTCGGCGATCGCCTCGTCGAGCAGTTCCAGCAGCGCCGCCTTGAGCGTTTCCGGATCGGCCTGCTCGGTGCGGATGACCCCGGGCCAGCGCAGTACGTCCATGGAGCTCACCGGCGCCGGATTGTAGAGCAGGCTGTCCACCTCGCGGCTGGCGTGGACCACCTGGCGGGCGAGCTCCACGTCCAGGCTGACGCCCGCCGCGGCCGCCTCGCCGGTCTGCAGCCGCAGCCCCGCCTCCACCTTGCCGCGCTTGAGCGCCGTGCGCAGCCGCTCGCGCACCACCCCCTCCAGGTCGCGCACCGACTCGGGCATGCGCACCCCGGCCTCCAGGTAGCGATGGTTGACGGAGCGCAGCTCCCAGGCGGCCGTGCCCCACTCCCCCTGGCGCTCACAGCGCGCGAAGGCCGTCATGCTATGGATCATGCGAGAAGCTCCCCAGGAAATGAGGGTCTATGGTAGCGCCCGGGCGGCCATCGCCCAAGAGGCGGAGGGAATTGCGCGTCGCCTGTCGCCGGCCGGCCGTCCCGACGCCACCTCATCCTGCCCCCATAACCGGTATAATCCCCGGTCAACCCATCGACAGGAAAGGAAGAATTCATGCGACCCAGTGGACGCGCGCCGGACGAGCTTCGCCCCATCACCATCACCCGCCACTACACCAAGCATGCCGAGGGCTCGGTGCTGGTGGAGTTCGGCGACACCAAGGTGATCTGCACCGCGAGCGTGGAGGAGCGGGTGCCGCCGTTCCTGCGCAACGCGGGCCGCGGCTGGGTGACCGCCGAGTACAGCATGCTGCCGCGGGCCACCACCTCCCGCGGCGGCCGCGAGGCGGCCCGCGGCCGCCAGGGCGGGCGGACGCTGGAGATCCAGCGCCTCATCGGCCGCTCGCTGCGGGCCTGCGTGGACACCGAGGCCCTGGGCGAGCGCACCGTCACGCTGGACTGCGACGTGATCCAGGCCGACGGCGGCACCCGCACCGCCTCCATCACCGGCGCCTACGTGGCGCTGCGCGACGCGGTGGCCTGGCTGCGCGGGCGCAAGCTCCTGCGCCGGGATCCGCTGCACGGCTACCTCGCCTCGGTGTCGGTGGGCATCTACCAGGGCGTGCCGGTGCTGGATCTCGACTACGCCGAGGACTGCAACGCCGAGACCGACATGAACGTGGTGATGAACGACCAGGGCGCCTTCATCGAGGTGCAGGGTACCGCCGAGGGCCACGCCTTCCGGCGCGAGGAGCTGGATTCCATGCTGGATCTGGCCCGCTCCGGCATCGCGGATCTCATCGAGCACCAGAAGGCGGCCCTGGCGGCGGACTGACCCGGCCCGGCCCGCCCGCCCGCGGCGCCGGTTTGTCCGGTCCCGCGGGCGCCGGTTATCATTGCGCCTCGTCCCGCCAACACCACCCGGGCGCCACGCCCCCAGGAACCATGGAAGCCTACCAGAGAGAATTCCTGCAGTTCGCCATCGACCAGAAGGTGCTGCGCTTCGGCGAGTTCACCCTCAAGTCCGGCCGCAAGAGCCCCTATTTCTTCAATGCCGGCCTGTTCAACAGCGGCGGCGCCCTGGCCCGCCTCGGCCGCTTCTACGCCGCGGCCCTGGAGGCCAGCGGGGTGGCGGTGGACATGCTCTTCGGACCCGCCTACAAGGGCATCCCCCTGGCGGCGGCCTGCGCCATCGCGCTGGCCGATCACCACGGCCGCGACCTGCCCTGGGCCTTCAACCGCAAGGAGGCCAAGGACCACGGCGAGGGCGGCAGCACGGTGGGCGCGCCGCTCGCCGGGCGGGTCCTGATCGTGGACGATGTCATCACCGCCGGCACCGCGGTGCGTGAGTCCATGGCCATCCTCGAGGCCGCCGGCGCCCGTCCGGCCGGGGTGCTCATCGCGCTGGACCGCCAGGAGCGGGGCCAGGGCGCGGAGTCGGCCATCCAGGAGGTGGAGCGCACCTACGGCATCCCGGTGGTGAGCATCGTCCGCCTCGAGCACCTGGTGCGCTTCCTCGAGGAGCAGCCCGGCAACGGGGAGCTGGTGGAGCGGGTCAGCGCCTATCGCGCCGAGTACGGTGCCGCCTGAGCCGCCCCGCGGCGGCGGGAACCGGCACTGATGATCCGGGAGTCTGACCATGTTGCAGCGTAACCTTCCGCCCCTGGTCCTGTTCCTGGCGCTCGCCCTGGCGGCGGCCACGGGGGTCCAGGCCGCGGGGCAGCAGCGCTTCTACCGCTACCAGGACGATCAGGGCGTCACGGTCCTGAACAACACCATTCCGCCCGAGTACGTGAGCCGGGGCTACGAGGTGGTGGACGCCCATGGCCGGGTGGTGGAGACGGTGCCACCGGCCAAGTCGGCGGAGGAGATCGCCGCCGAGACGGCGGCCCGGGAGCGACGCGAGGCGGAGCAGCGGGAGGCCGAGCGCCAGGCCCGGGAACAGGCGCAGAAGGATCAGCGGCTGCTCATCACCTACGTCAGCGAGAGCGACCTCATCGCCATGCGCGACAGCAAGCTGGCCGTGCTGGAGAGCCAGATTCACCTGGCGGAGGAGAAGATCGGGCGGTTGCGGGAACAACTGCAGCAGCAGCAGGCCGCGGCGGCGAACCACGAGCGCGCCGGACGGACGGTGCCCGGGAACCTGCTGGCCGACATCGCCAGCACCCGCCAGCAGATCACCGACAACCGCAACTTCATGGAGGAACGCCGCCGGCAGCGGACCGAGCTGGAGACGCAGTTCGCCGCCGACCTGGAGCGCTACCGCGAGCTCAGGGCGCTCCCGGAGGCACGGCAGCGGGCCCTGAAGCGGGGCGAGGCGCCGACGCTCAAGCGCTGAACACCCCGCGGGCGAGCACCGCCCACTGCTCCGGCCAGCCCTCGGTGGGCGGGCGCTCGAACCCGCTGCGCACGAACTGGCGCAGCCGACCCTCCGCCGCGGCCAGCAGCAGGCCCGCCGCCACCGGAACCGCCACCGGCAGGGCCGCCCCCGAGCGCATCTCCCCCTCCCGCAGGATCTGCTTGAGCTGCGTCTCCACCCGGGCGAAGAACTGCGCCACCCGCTCGCGCAGGCGCGCGGTCTCCCCGGTCAGGGCATCGCCGGTGAGCAGCCGGGTGATGCCCGGGTTGCGGGCGGAGAAGGCCAGCAGCAGGGACAGCACCTTCTCGCAGCGATCCGCCGCCTCCGGCTCCTCGGCGAGAATGATCCCCACCCGGCTGAAGACCGTCTCCTCGATGAAGGCGATGAGGTCCTCGTACATGCGCGCCTTGCTGGGGAAGTGGCGGTAGAGCGCCGCCTCGGAGACGCCCACCTCCGCGGCCAGCGCGGCGGTGGTGATGCGCTCGCCCGGATGGGTCTCCAGCATGTGCGCGAGCGCCTCCAGGATCTGCTGCCGGCGCGGAGAGCTGTTCGGTCTGGCCATGGTTGTCCGTCGGTTGGTATCCACTGCCCGCTGATCTCACCACGAAGGCACGAAGGACACGAAGAAAAGACCAAAGACTGTTTAACCGCAGATTACGCAGATTTTCGCAGATTATCCGTGGGCAGGGGCGGGCCAGTCGAATTCCCCGGACGCCGGCGGGTCCCATGGGCCGCTCGTTCCCGTTCAAAGACGCACCACCGCTGGATGACTGCCTCCGCACGACCACCCTACAGAAAAATCATCAGCGTAATCTGCGTAATCTGCGTAATCTGCGGATAGTTCTCTCTTCGTGTCCTTCGTGCCTTCGTGGTGGGCTCTTCTGCGTTGTAAGCGCCTGCTCTCCGGGCCGGTCAGCGGCCCTGGATCAGGGTGCCGATGCCCTCGTCGGTGAAGACCTCCAGCAGCACGGAGTGCTCCACCCGGCCGTCGATGATGTGGGCCGAGCGCACGCCGGACTGCACCGCCTCCAGCGCGCAGCGGATCTTCGGCAGCATCCCGCCATGGATGGTGCCGTCGGCGATGAGCTCGTTCACCCGGCTGGTGGACAGGCCGGTGAGCACCTTGCCCTCGGCGTCCATCAGCCCCGGGGCGTTGGTCAGCAGGATCAGTTTCTCGGCGCCCAGCACCTCGGCCATCCTGCCGGCCACCAGGTCGGCATTGATGTTGTAGGAGAGCCCGTCCTCACCCACCCCGATGGGCGCGATGACCGGGATGAAGTCCCCGTGCACCAGCATGTCCACCACGCCGGTGTCGATGCTGGCCACCTCGCCCACGTGGCCGATGTCGATGATCTCGGGGGCATTCAGTTCCGGCGCGTTGCGGGTCAGGGTCATCTTCCGGGCCCGGATCAGGTCGCCGTCCTTCCCGGTCAGCCCCACGGCGCGTCCGCCGCAGCGGTTGATCAGGTTGACGATGTCCTTGTTCACCTGGCCGCCCAGCACCATTTCCACCACGTCCATGGTCTCGCGGTCGGTGACCCGCATGCCCTGGACGAACTCGCTCTGCTTGCCGATGCGCTTGAGCAGATCGCCGATCTGGGGACCGCCGCCGTGCACCACCACGGGGTTCATGCCCACCGTCTTCATCAGCACCACGTCGCGGGCGAAACCGGTCTTCAGGCGCTCGTCCACCATCGCGTTGCCGCCGTACTTGATCACCATGGTCCGGCCGATGAAGCGCTGGATGTAGGGCAGCGCCTCGGTGAGGACCTTGGCCACGTTCATGGCCGCTTCAACATTCAATGTCATGGGTCGGGTTCCTGCACTCCTGGGAATCTTCCAGCCGGATTTTTCACGCCAAGACGCCGAGGCTCAAAATGTTCAAGACCATTTGCCTGGAGCATCAGGCATCGTCTCGCACGCGGGCCGCTGCAGTATAAGATCGTTAATCCTCTGTTTTCCTGGCGTTCTTCGCGTCTTGGCGAGAGATTCATGAAATCCCGGGGCTGGCAGCCTGCCGGACTTGATGCTGCTAGAACGGCAGCTCCAGGTCGGGCTTGACCGCCAGCAGCCGCTGGCGGAACAGCTCCTGGATGCGCGCCAGGGCCAGTTCGTTGTCGGCCTCGAAGCGCAGCACCAGGCTGGGCATGGTATTGGAGGGGCGCACCAGGCCCCAGCCATCCTCGAAGTCCACCCGCACCCCGTCGATGGTGTTCACCTCCCCGCCCTCGAAGCGCGCCTGCTCCACCAGCCGCTGCATGAAGGCGAACTTCTCCCCGTCGGCGATGGGGGCGTTGAGCTCCGGCGTGCTCAGCGCATCGGGCAGCTCGCCGAAGATCACGGCGGTCGGCCGCGGATCGAGGCTCAGTATCTCCAGCAGCCGGCCGGCGGCGTAAATCGCGTCGTCGAAGCCGTACCAGCGCTCGCGGAAGAAGATGTGGCCGCTCATCTCCCCGGCCAGCAGCGCACCGGTCTCCTGCATGCGGGCCTTGATGAGGGAGTGGCCGGTCTTGTACATCACCGGGCGCCCGCTGTGCTCGGCGATGACCCGGCCGAGATGGCGCGTGCACTTGACGTCGTAGACGATGTCCGCCCCCGGATTGCGGCTCAGCACATCGGCGGCGAAAAGCATCATCTGCCGGTCGGGCCAGATGATGGTCCCGTCCGAGTCGACCACCCCCAGCCGGTCGCCGTCGCCGTCGAAAGCGAGCCCCAGGTCGGCCCCGTTCAGCGTCACCGCGTCGATGAGGTCCTGCAGGTTGCGCGGCTGGCCCGGATCCGGATGGTGGTTGGGAAAGCGGCCATCCACCTCGCAGAACAGCTCGATGACCTCGCAGCCCAGCGCCCGGATCAGCCGCGGGGCCACCGTCGCGGCGGCACCGTTGCCGCAGTCCACCACCACCTTCAGGGAGCGCGCCAGGCCGATGTCCTCCTCGATGGCCCGCCCGTAGTCGGAGAGGATGTCCCGCTCCTCGAAGGCACCCTCCCCGTCGACGAACTCGCCCTGCGCCACCCGCCGGCGCAGGTCCTGGATCGCCTCGCCGCTCAGGGTCTCGCCGGCCAGCACGATCTTCATGCCGTTGTACTCGGGCGGATTGTGGCTGCCGGTCACCATGACCCCGGAGCTGTAGCCCACGGTATGGGTGGCGAAGTAGAGCGCGGGCGTGGGCACCACGCCCACATCGATGACGTTCAGCCCCGTCTGCTGCAGCCCGTGTCTCAGCGCCGCCGCCAGGTCGGGGCCCGAGAGGCGCCCGTCGCGGCCCACGACGACGCCCTCCTCGCCCTGTTCCAGCGCGGCGGTGCCGATGGCCCGGCCGATGCGCTCGGCCCCCTCGACCGTCAGGCTCTCACCGACTACGCCACGGATGTCATAGGCCCGGAAAATGGCCGGGTCCATCCCGGCGGCCCCGACCGCCACCGCGCCGGCAGGTTCGGGCTCGACGTCGGCGGTGACCGGCTCGACCGCTGGGGGAGATGGCGCAGGCGCCTCCGGCGCCTGTGCCCGTGGCGGCGGAGCGGCACGGCGCTGGGTCAGCAGGCGGGTGAAGCCGGGACCCCAGGTCTCAGCCACTTCCCGGCTCCGGGCCAGCCGGAACGCCGGCACCGCCACTTCGCTCTCGCCGCCCACGTAGCGCTCCGCCCAGCGCATCAGCGTATCCAGATCGGCATTGAGCGCCGAGCCGAGTCGCCGCACGGTGTTGAGAACCACCAGCAACAGGACCAACGCCATTCCGCCCACCACCAGCCACAGCAGCAGCCGCGGCGGCAGGCCGAGATCGATCCCTGCCGCGGCCGGCGGCCAGTACTGGACCTGCCAGCCGCGCGCCCCCAGGTCGAGGGCGTAGGCCGGGCGCCCCTGGGGTTCCCCGGCCTCCCCGTGCCGCGCCAGGATCACCTCCTGGCTGCCCACCCGCTGGACCAGCCGGACGACGCCACCGGCCTTCGGCGCCCCGTCCAGGGCCTGCTGCAGGACCGCCATGTCGAGGGTGGCGAGCAGCACGCCGGAACCGGCGGGCAGGGGGGCGGCGAGATTGAGCTGCATCCCCCCGTCGCCGTGGTGGGCCTCGATGAGCGCGGTGCCCCGATCAGCGGCCTGGCGCGCCAGCGCCAGCGCGGCGAAGCCCAGGCTCCCGCCCGGCGCCGCTTCCGGATCGTCCAGCCCCGGCGGCAGCAGCCGCACGCGCCGGGCGCCGGGGAACCGCGCCGCCAGCGACTGCTCCCGGGCGGCGAGGGCCGCCCGGTCACCGGCGGCGACGAGCGCCGGCAGGCCGGGTTCGCCCGCCGCCAGGCGCAGCAGCTCCAGCCGGCTGTCGACCACCCCGTTCACCCGGTCGGCGAAGGTGTCGGCCACGACGGCATCGCGGGCGTCGACCTCCGCGGTCTCCTGCGGGGCCAGCAGGCGGTCGAGCACGAAGGCGGTCCCGGCCAGCACCGCGAGCAGGATGAACGCCGGGGGCAGCAGCAAGGCCCCAATCCGTCCGCCATCCCGGCTCCGTTGCGCCCCGGACCGCTCAGCCGTTTTCCGCGCCAATTTCACCCCTCCGCGCCATCCTGAATCCGGCTCAGTGCCGGCCGGAACTGCCGAAACCGCCACCGCCGCGCTCGCTGGACTCGAACTCGCCCACCACCCGGAACCGGGCCTGCACCACGGGAACGAAGACCATCTGCGCGATGCGCTCGCCGGGCTGGATGGTGAAGGTGTCCTCCCCCCGGTTCCAGCAGGAGACCATCACCTCGCCCTGGTAGTCCGAATCGATGAGACCCACCAGGTTGCCGAGCACGATTCCGTGCTTGTGGCCCAGCCCGGAGCGGGGCAGCAGCACCGCCGCCAGCCCCTTGTCGCCGATATGGATGGCGATGCCCGTGCCGATGAGGCGGGTCTCGCCGGGGTGGAGGGTGAGCGGCATATCCAGGCAGGCCCGGAGATCCACGCCGGCGGCGCCGTCCGTGGCGTGCTCCGGCAACGGAAACGCCTCGCCCACCCGCGGGTCCAGCACCTTCAGTTCAATCTCGCGCATGCAGTCTCTCGCAGATGATGTCCATGAGCGCCCGGGCCAGCTCGCGCTTGCTGCCGGAACCGAGTGCCCGCTCTCCCCCCGGCCAGAGCACCGTCAGGGTGTTGTCGTCACGATCGAAGCCCTGCCCCTCGCCCACGGCGTTGGCGGCGACGAGGTCCAGCCCCTTGGCCTCCAGCTTGCCGCGGGCATAGCCGATCACATCGTGGGTCTCGGCGGCGAAACCCACGCAAAAGGGCCGCTCCGGCAAGGCCGCCACCGTGGCCAGGATGTCCGGGTTGCGCTCCAGTACCAGCTCCATCCGCTCACTGTCCTTCTTGATCTTCCGATCGGCGGATACGGCCGGGCGGTAGTCGGCCACCGCGGCGGTGGCGATGAAGAGATCGGCGCCGGCCACCTCGGCGAGCACCGCATCCAGCATCTCCGCGGCGCTGGTCACCTCCACCCGCCGCACGCCCGGCGGCGGTGCAAGCGCAACGGGGCCGCTCACCAGCACCACCTCGGCGCCGGCCGCCGCCGCCGCGGCGGCCACCGCGTAGCCCATCTTCCCGGAGCTGCGGTTGCTCAGGTAGCGGACCGGGTCCAGGGCTTCGCGGGTGGGCCCCGCGGTCACCACCGCCCGGCGCCCGGCAAGAGGCCGCGGCCCCCAGAGCTCCGCCAGCCCCCGGACCAGCTCCCGGGGCTCGAGCATCCGCCCGGGACCGGTCTCGCCGCAGGCCTGCCCCCCCGCGGCCGGCCCCAGCAGCCGCACGCCGCGCCGGGCCAGGCATACCGCGTTGTCCCGGGTGGCCTCCGCGGCCCACATCTGCCGGTTCATGGCCGGCGCCAGCACGATGGGCGCGGCGGTGGCGAGACAGAGGGTGGCGAGCAGGTCGTCGGCCAGCCCGTGGGCCAGCCGGGCCATGAAGTCTGCGCTGGCCGGCGCCACCAGCACCGCGTCGGCCCAGCGGGCCAGCTCGATGTGGCCCATGGCCGCCTCGGCCTCGGTATCGAGCAGGGTGGTGTGCACCCGGTGGCCGGAGAGCGCCTGGAAGGTGAGCGGGGTGACGAAGGCCTGGGCCGCCGCCGTCATCGCCACCCGCACCTCGGCCCCGGCGTCGCGCAGCCGCCGCACCAGCTCGGCGCTCTTGTAGGCGGCGATGCCCCCGGTGACACCGAGCAGGATGCGCTTGTGGGCAAGTTCGGACATGGGCAACGGCGGCGGATCCCGGCAGTGGTGGGGAGTCCCCGAAAAGATACAGCATCCAATGTACCGTTTCACTCCTGACGGGAGGACCAGCGCCACACCCCGCCCTCAGGATTGGCACGAGGCAAGAACGGCTTACCGCAGATTGACGTTGATTGGCGTTGATTTTCTGCCCGCAACCCATTGGGAGCCATCGCGCTACCCGGGCCATTGCAGTTGGTGCCGCGCCGGCTACGACTTTTCCGGCAGCGGAAGCGGCCGGCATCTGGCAGGGACTACCCGCTTCCCCCCATGAAATCCACGTCAATCAACGCCAATCTGCAGTTAAACTGTTTTTTCCTGTCGATGCCCACGCATCGCGCGATGGATGCCTTATATTCAGCCACGGCGGCAGGAGGCCGCCTTGACCCAGGGAGGGGACACCATGGCCATTACCGACTGGCCTGCGGCCGAACGGCCGCGGGAGCGGCTGCTGGGGCTCGGAGCGGGCGCCCTGTCCGACGCCGAGCTGCTGGCGATCTTTCTGCGCACCGGGGTGGCGGGCAAGACCGCGGTGGACCTGGCGCGGGACCTGCTGGCGGAGTTCGGCGGGCTGCGCCCCCTGCTCACCGCCGATGCCCGCAGCTTCTGCCGGGCCCGGGGACTGGGCCCGGCCAAGTACGCCCAGCTGCAGGCGGTGCTGGAGATGGGGCGGCGGCACCTGCACGAGACCCTGGCCCGGGGCGAGCCGCTGACCAGCCCGGCGACGACCCGCCGCTACCTGGCGGCGCGCCTGCGCGACCATCCCCACGAGGTCTTCGCCTGCCTGTTCCTGGACAACCGCCACCGCCTCATCGCCTACGAGGAGCTGTTCCGCGGCACCATCGACGGGGCCAGCGTGCACCCCCGCGAGGTGGTCCGCCGCTCCCTGGCCCTGAACGCCGCGGCCCTGATCCTGGCCCACAACCACCCCTCGGGCGTGGCCGAGCCCAGCACCGCCGACGCCGGCATCACCCGCCGGCTGCGCGACGCGCTGGCGCTGGTGGACGTGCGGGTGCTCGACCATGTCATCGTCGGCGACGGCGAGTGCGTCTCCCTGGCCGAGCGGGGCCTGGTGTGACCTCGACACTGGCAACGGAAGGCGCAGCAACCGCAGATTGACGTTGATTGACGCTGATTTTTCCCTGTACTGCATAGCGCCTGCCGGTCCCCGGGAGTCGGGGGAATCCTTTCGTGGCCCGGGGCGACCCACCCGTGCTCGCGTCCCCGCCATGGCCACGGGGGCGGCGCGCCGGTAAAATCAACGAAAATCAGCGTCAATCTGCGGTCTAATGATATTTTTCAGGGGCCGCACCCCCACAGCGAAAATCGCCGACAGTCTTGCATCGGAACGTCCGGGTCTGGTATAAAGCCCAGCTCGCCGTACCGGTATGCTGCCGGGAAAGAATCATGGAGGCTGTAGCGATGTCCAGAGTTTGTCAGGTCACCGGCAAGCGCCCGGTGGCAGGGAACAACGTTTCCCACGCCCACAACAAGACCCGTCGCCGTTTTCTGCCCAACCTGCACGATCGCCGGTTCTGGGTCGAGAGCGAGAAGCGCTGGGTGAGCCTGCGCGTCTCCGGCAAGGGCCTGCGCATCATCGACAAGAAGGGCATCGACGCGGTCCTCACCGACCTGCGCGCCCGCGGTGAGAAGGTCTAAGGGAGGCTAACCGCCATGGCAAAATCCGCTCGCGACAAGATCAAGCTGGTGTCCAGCGCCGAGACCGGTCACTTCTACACGACCACCAAGAACAAGAAGACCACGCCCAACAAGCTGGAAATGAAGAAGTACGATCCGGTGGTGCGCAAGCACGTGCTCTACAAGGAAGCGAAGATCAAGTAATCCGCTTCCGCGCACTACGGCCTCCACGAAAAAGCCCGGCCTGAGCCGGGCTTTTTCGTGGGCCGGGGAAACCCGCCGACTCCCGGCGGGTCAGGCCGACCCCAGGGAGTAGCCGCGCAGCCGGGCGGCGAACCGCTGCAGCGCCTGGATGCCGGTCGCCTCGGCCTGGGCGCACCACTCCTGGAGCGCCTCCAGGCGCTCCTTCTGGGAGGCGGCCGAGCGGTTCCACACCGCCTGCAGCCGTTCGCGGAACTGGTACACCACCTTCAGCTCGCCGCTGCGCTCGAGCACCGCCTGCAGGCGCCGGCGTGCCTCCTCGCTCACCAGGGATTCGTCCCGCACCAGAGCCGCGCGGGCCTGGCGCAGCCGGCCGCGCACGGAGGCGTCCGCCCGGGCCATCTCCTCGCGCAGCACCGGCAGGGCCACCTCGCGCCCGTACCGGGCCAGCACCTGGAAGCGGTTGCTCAGCACCGCGCCCAGGGTGTCCACGTCCGGCAGCATCTTCCCCGGCCGGAACACCGTCTGCGGGGAGACGTTCCTGACCCGGGCCAGCCCCAGGGCCTGGAACAGGCGGATGTACATCCAGCCGATGTCGAACTCCCACCAGTGGTAGGAGAGGCGGGCCGAGCCGCCGTGGGCGTGGTGGTTGTTGTGCAGTTCCTCGCCGCCGATGAGGATGCCCCAGGGCACCAGGTTGGTGGAGGCGTCCGGGCACTCGAAGTTGCGGTAGCCCCACCAGTGCCCCAGGCCGTTGATGACCCCGGCGGCGAACAGCGGAATCCAGATCATCTGTACCGCCCAGACGGTGATGCCCGCCGCTCCGAACAGCAGCAGATCGAGGCCAAGCATGAGCACGATGCCCAGCCCGCTGTGGCGGCCGTAGAGGTTGCGCTCGATCCAGTCGTCGGGGGTGCCGCGGCCGAACTGCTCCAGCATCGCCTCGTCGCGGGTGGCCTCGCGGTAGACCTCCGCCCCCGTCCACAGCACCTTGCGGATGCCCAGCACCTGCGGGCTGTGGGGGTCGGACTCGGTTTCGCAGGCGGCATGGTGCTTGCGGTGCACCGCCACCCATTCGCGGGTCACCATGCCGCTGGTCAGCCACAGCCAGAAACGGAAGAAGTGGCTCACGACCGGGTGCAGGGTCAGGGCCCGGTGGGCCTGGTGACGGTGCAGGAAGACGGTCACGGCGACGATGGTCACGTGGGTCAGCAGCAGGGTGGCGGCGATGAGGCCGCCGAGGGACAGGTCGAGCAGTCCGTTCAGTATCATGGGTGTCTGGTTCCGAGGGGAGACTGCCGGGCGCGGCGGCAATAACTTACAAACGCCATAGGGTATAGAGCCCGATGGTAGCCGAGGGGAGCCACCAGGTCCAGCTTTATCGGCCCACGCACCCCGGGGCAGGCGACCGGTCCGCCGCTGGGCAACCGTTTATCAATCAGCGGGTTGGAAATCGACCGACCCACGACCCAGGGCCGTGACCACCCCAGAACCGCCGGGAGTCGTACACCCGGCCCTTGAGTGCGCAGTCACCGAGGGGGAATAATACGCGGCCATGGACGATACCCTGATCCGCGTCGAACACCTCTCCCGCCACTTCGGCGCGCTCCGGGCCGTTGACGGCGTGAGCTTCGAGGTGCGCCGGGGGGAGGT from Thioalbus denitrificans includes these protein-coding regions:
- the coaBC gene encoding bifunctional phosphopantothenoylcysteine decarboxylase/phosphopantothenate--cysteine ligase CoaBC; protein product: MSELAHKRILLGVTGGIAAYKSAELVRRLRDAGAEVRVAMTAAAQAFVTPLTFQALSGHRVHTTLLDTEAEAAMGHIELARWADAVLVAPASADFMARLAHGLADDLLATLCLATAAPIVLAPAMNRQMWAAEATRDNAVCLARRGVRLLGPAAGGQACGETGPGRMLEPRELVRGLAELWGPRPLAGRRAVVTAGPTREALDPVRYLSNRSSGKMGYAVAAAAAAAGAEVVLVSGPVALAPPPGVRRVEVTSAAEMLDAVLAEVAGADLFIATAAVADYRPAVSADRKIKKDSERMELVLERNPDILATVAALPERPFCVGFAAETHDVIGYARGKLEAKGLDLVAANAVGEGQGFDRDDNTLTVLWPGGERALGSGSKRELARALMDIICERLHARD
- the radC gene encoding RadC family protein; its protein translation is MAITDWPAAERPRERLLGLGAGALSDAELLAIFLRTGVAGKTAVDLARDLLAEFGGLRPLLTADARSFCRARGLGPAKYAQLQAVLEMGRRHLHETLARGEPLTSPATTRRYLAARLRDHPHEVFACLFLDNRHRLIAYEELFRGTIDGASVHPREVVRRSLALNAAALILAHNHPSGVAEPSTADAGITRRLRDALALVDVRVLDHVIVGDGECVSLAERGLV
- the rpmB gene encoding 50S ribosomal protein L28, producing MSRVCQVTGKRPVAGNNVSHAHNKTRRRFLPNLHDRRFWVESEKRWVSLRVSGKGLRIIDKKGIDAVLTDLRARGEKV
- the rpmG gene encoding 50S ribosomal protein L33, with amino-acid sequence MAKSARDKIKLVSSAETGHFYTTTKNKKTTPNKLEMKKYDPVVRKHVLYKEAKIK
- a CDS encoding DesA family fatty acid desaturase translates to MLNGLLDLSLGGLIAATLLLTHVTIVAVTVFLHRHQAHRALTLHPVVSHFFRFWLWLTSGMVTREWVAVHRKHHAACETESDPHSPQVLGIRKVLWTGAEVYREATRDEAMLEQFGRGTPDDWIERNLYGRHSGLGIVLMLGLDLLLFGAAGITVWAVQMIWIPLFAAGVINGLGHWWGYRNFECPDASTNLVPWGILIGGEELHNNHHAHGGSARLSYHWWEFDIGWMYIRLFQALGLARVRNVSPQTVFRPGKMLPDVDTLGAVLSNRFQVLARYGREVALPVLREEMARADASVRGRLRQARAALVRDESLVSEEARRRLQAVLERSGELKVVYQFRERLQAVWNRSAASQKERLEALQEWCAQAEATGIQALQRFAARLRGYSLGSA